A portion of the Pseudoalteromonas luteoviolacea genome contains these proteins:
- a CDS encoding vWA domain-containing protein — protein sequence MLIAFLFTLRKHGVNASLRELMDCISALEKGLCFGSIEDFYALARVIFVKDETLFDKFDRAFAEYFEGVEQVDVASAITKQALPNEWLRKEFEKQLSEEEKAKLKSLGGLDNLMETLKKRLAEQQKRHAGGNKWIGTGGTSPFGAYGYHPEGVRIGQHTGQHSKAVKVWDKRQYKNLDKDADLSSRNLKLALKQLRKFAHSGHSDTLDLNQTIEATAKQGGMLNVKMALQRQNTVNVLMLFDIGGSMDEHIQICEQLFSAAHNQFKHLEFFYFHNCVYEHVWKDNDRLDDSLLDTYQLINKFGKDYRLIFVGDATMGPYEISYPGGSVEHWNQEAGSVWLQRLTAHFSKVAWLNPQPQAHWPYYQSIQQIGDLMEDRMFPLSLDGITQAVKSLT from the coding sequence ATGCTGATAGCCTTCTTATTTACACTTAGAAAGCATGGCGTCAATGCCAGTCTTAGGGAATTAATGGATTGTATTAGCGCTTTAGAAAAAGGACTTTGTTTTGGCAGCATAGAAGATTTCTATGCACTAGCCAGAGTTATTTTCGTCAAAGATGAAACGCTATTTGATAAATTTGACCGCGCTTTTGCTGAGTATTTTGAAGGCGTCGAGCAAGTCGATGTTGCCTCAGCTATCACAAAACAAGCTTTACCTAATGAGTGGTTAAGAAAAGAATTTGAAAAACAGCTCAGTGAAGAAGAAAAGGCCAAATTAAAATCCCTCGGTGGTCTAGACAATTTAATGGAGACATTGAAAAAGCGTCTAGCAGAACAGCAAAAACGTCATGCTGGGGGGAATAAGTGGATAGGTACTGGCGGCACGTCGCCTTTTGGAGCATATGGTTATCACCCTGAAGGTGTTCGTATTGGGCAGCATACTGGTCAGCATAGTAAAGCAGTCAAAGTGTGGGACAAACGGCAATACAAAAACTTAGATAAAGATGCTGACCTCAGTAGTCGTAACCTCAAATTAGCCCTCAAGCAACTAAGAAAATTCGCCCACAGTGGTCATAGTGACACACTTGACCTGAATCAAACGATTGAAGCAACAGCCAAGCAAGGTGGTATGCTCAATGTAAAAATGGCACTCCAAAGACAAAACACAGTGAATGTGCTAATGCTCTTTGATATTGGCGGCTCGATGGATGAACATATTCAAATATGTGAACAACTATTTAGCGCAGCACACAACCAGTTTAAACACCTAGAATTTTTTTACTTTCATAATTGCGTGTATGAACACGTTTGGAAGGATAATGACCGACTAGATGACTCTTTGCTTGATACCTATCAACTTATCAATAAGTTTGGTAAAGATTATCGGCTTATTTTTGTCGGAGATGCCACCATGGGACCTTATGAGATTTCCTACCCTGGAGGAAGTGTAGAGCATTGGAATCAAGAAGCTGGCAGTGTCTGGCTGCAGAGGCTAACAGCGCACTTTAGTAAAGTTGCATGGCTAAACCCTCAGCCTCAAGCACACTGGCCTTATTATCAATCTATTCAACAAATAGGCGACTTAATGGAGGATAGGATGTTTCCGCTATCACTTGACGGGATCACTCAAGCGGTAAAGTCATTAACTTAA
- a CDS encoding AAA family ATPase — MSFKGTETYIASEELQLAVNAAMTLERPLLIKGEPGTGKTMLAEELASSLGAELIQWHIKSTTKAQQGLYEYDAVSRLRDSQLGDERVHDISNYIVKGKLWQAFESQKRSVLLIDEIDKADIEFPNDLLLELDRMSFHVYETQQEIKAKQRPIVIITSNNEKELPSAFLRRCFFHYIKFPTADEMKQIIEVHHPNIKQKLLKEALDVFFELRNVNGLKKQPSTSELIDWLKLLIADDISKEALIDKENSKGVIPLLGALIKNEQDSSLIEKLAFMSRRQNR, encoded by the coding sequence ATGTCATTCAAGGGCACCGAAACATATATCGCTAGCGAAGAATTACAGTTAGCAGTTAACGCAGCAATGACCTTAGAGCGCCCTTTACTAATTAAAGGAGAGCCTGGTACTGGTAAAACTATGTTGGCTGAAGAGTTAGCATCTAGTTTAGGAGCTGAGCTAATCCAATGGCATATTAAATCGACAACCAAAGCTCAACAAGGTTTGTACGAGTATGATGCGGTTTCTCGCCTCAGAGACTCTCAATTGGGTGATGAGCGAGTCCATGACATTTCTAACTACATAGTCAAAGGTAAATTGTGGCAGGCTTTCGAATCTCAAAAGCGTTCTGTTTTGCTGATTGATGAAATTGATAAAGCAGATATAGAATTTCCTAATGACTTACTTTTAGAGTTAGATCGTATGTCTTTCCACGTATATGAAACTCAGCAAGAGATTAAAGCTAAGCAAAGACCAATTGTTATCATTACATCGAATAATGAGAAGGAGCTTCCGTCAGCCTTTCTTCGTAGGTGTTTCTTCCACTACATTAAATTTCCTACTGCTGATGAAATGAAGCAAATTATTGAGGTTCACCACCCCAATATAAAACAAAAACTTCTCAAAGAAGCTCTTGATGTGTTTTTTGAGCTTAGAAATGTAAATGGATTAAAAAAACAGCCATCCACTTCTGAACTTATCGATTGGCTAAAACTGCTCATCGCAGATGACATTTCAAAAGAAGCTTTAATTGATAAAGAAAATAGCAAAGGTGTTATTCCTCTTTTGGGGGCGTTAATCAAGAATGAACAAGATTCTTCATTGATAGAAAAGTTAGCCTTTATGTCGCGGAGACAAAATCGTTAG
- a CDS encoding DEAD/DEAH box helicase translates to MKLRSWQSDCINSAISKFTSSTDSSDFKKHFLALATPGAGKTIMAATLARKMYELGLTDLVLCFSPSSIVSSDFSDELSTQFKTEFNGKVGSLGDAFTYQKLGTLDNGTWKLFERFRVFVIFDEIHHCAGSSTHDANAWGAPIIEIIREKAAYSIALTGTPWRSDSLPIALSTYCEDNRIQCDYVYGLKQAIADDVCRVPQVIAVDNNKIVVTKNKKRKVFKSFNTLLSAKATSYSHIVLNEIVNDQVLSRAIIKFNELRKINSNAGGLVVASSIEHAEAIKLLMTKNYNIGAVVVTTNEARPSKKIKDFRNSSDEWLISVGMVSEGTNIPRLQVCCNLTNVTTEMYFRQIFGRVLRKTDSPNQEAFMFMPAEPKLVSYARRMVQDIPDEVAKVKIVKMDEEITTNAEELTPVEAARSNTHVLPEKHEITVGRHSVEDIQRQIQNILSNHYLDESEGAQAEGLSYKEPSSNQNGTNLPQAKWSMGIVGKYRQETLKVADIEPFLISQASKAKLAELNQQLK, encoded by the coding sequence ATGAAATTAAGAAGTTGGCAGTCTGATTGTATTAACTCAGCAATTTCAAAATTTACCAGTTCAACAGACTCCAGTGATTTTAAAAAACACTTCCTAGCGCTCGCAACACCTGGAGCAGGTAAAACTATTATGGCGGCAACGTTAGCTCGAAAAATGTATGAACTTGGCTTAACAGACTTAGTGTTATGTTTTTCGCCGTCGTCAATCGTATCATCAGATTTTAGTGATGAACTCTCCACTCAGTTTAAAACTGAGTTTAATGGCAAAGTTGGTTCTTTGGGGGACGCATTCACCTATCAAAAACTTGGAACTCTTGATAATGGTACTTGGAAGCTATTTGAGCGTTTTAGGGTATTCGTGATCTTTGATGAAATTCATCACTGTGCAGGATCTTCAACTCATGATGCAAATGCTTGGGGCGCTCCGATCATCGAAATCATTCGTGAGAAAGCAGCCTATAGTATCGCTTTAACAGGTACACCGTGGCGCTCGGACTCGTTGCCAATCGCTCTTTCAACTTATTGTGAAGACAACCGGATTCAATGCGACTATGTTTACGGTTTAAAACAAGCAATCGCTGATGACGTTTGTAGGGTTCCTCAGGTCATTGCAGTAGACAACAATAAAATTGTTGTCACCAAAAATAAGAAACGAAAAGTATTCAAAAGTTTTAATACCTTGCTATCAGCTAAGGCTACTTCATATTCCCATATCGTTTTAAACGAGATAGTAAATGACCAAGTGCTTTCTAGAGCAATTATTAAGTTTAACGAACTAAGAAAAATAAACAGTAATGCAGGGGGCTTGGTTGTCGCATCTTCTATAGAGCACGCCGAAGCAATTAAGCTGCTGATGACAAAAAACTACAACATAGGTGCTGTAGTTGTAACAACAAATGAAGCAAGACCTTCCAAGAAGATAAAAGACTTTAGAAATAGCAGTGATGAATGGCTCATTAGTGTTGGTATGGTCAGTGAAGGTACGAATATTCCTCGCTTGCAGGTTTGCTGTAACCTAACAAATGTCACTACTGAAATGTACTTTCGCCAGATATTTGGCCGTGTTCTTCGAAAAACTGATTCGCCAAATCAAGAAGCATTTATGTTCATGCCAGCGGAACCTAAGCTGGTGAGCTACGCAAGGAGAATGGTTCAAGACATTCCAGATGAGGTAGCTAAGGTCAAAATCGTAAAAATGGATGAGGAAATAACTACAAATGCTGAGGAGCTGACACCTGTTGAAGCCGCTCGGAGCAATACGCATGTTTTACCTGAGAAGCATGAAATTACTGTTGGCCGCCATAGTGTCGAAGATATTCAGCGCCAAATCCAGAATATACTGTCGAATCATTACTTAGATGAGTCTGAAGGAGCGCAGGCTGAAGGGTTAAGTTATAAAGAGCCAAGTTCGAACCAAAACGGTACTAATTTACCTCAAGCTAAATGGTCGATGGGTATCGTAGGTAAATATCGTCAAGAAACGTTAAAAGTTGCTGATATAGAACCTTTCCTAATATCTCAAGCTTCTAAAGCTAAGTTGGCTGAACTTAATCAGCAACTAAAATAA
- a CDS encoding helix-turn-helix domain-containing protein, with translation MQPALKIIGLNIKLARTKSGFSQAELADKLSVEQSYISRVESGSVAASCERIYEIIHLLGCKASDIFPESKEVETQFNR, from the coding sequence ATGCAGCCAGCACTAAAAATTATTGGACTTAACATCAAGTTAGCAAGAACAAAGAGTGGCTTTAGCCAAGCAGAGTTAGCTGACAAATTGAGCGTTGAGCAAAGTTATATAAGCCGTGTGGAATCTGGTTCGGTAGCTGCATCGTGTGAACGCATATATGAAATTATTCACTTATTAGGTTGCAAAGCTTCTGACATCTTTCCTGAATCAAAAGAAGTGGAAACACAATTTAATCGTTAA
- a CDS encoding type I restriction-modification system subunit M, giving the protein MTNTQINQDEINKAVWAACDTFRGTVDPSIYKDFILTMLFLKYISDVYQDEYDKLVEQYGDQPDLIHAMMAKQRFVLPKGASFWDLYEDRHKAGNGQRIDQALHAIEEANGGKLKNVFQDISFNTDKLGQEKQKNDILRHLLEDFGKEVLDLRPSRVGSLDIIGNAYEYLIKHFAAGSGKSAGEFYTPPEVSDLLAAILDPQEGDQICDPACGSGSLLMKCGRMIRDNFNGSKKYALFGQEAIGSTWALAKMNMFLHGEDNHRIEWGDTIRHPMLLDKEGTGLLHFDVVTANPPFSLDKWGFEGAANDEFGRFRRGVPPKTKGDYAFISHMVETLKPESGRMGVVVPHGVLFRGSAEGKIRTQLIEENLLDAVIGLPEKLFFGTGIPAAILIFKKHKADDKVLFIDGSREFKPGKNQNQLTTNNIQKIIDSYKSRETVDKYAYLATLEEIKENDFNLNIPRYVDTFEEEAEIDLVAVRTERLQLQNELKALEIEMEGYLKELDYGA; this is encoded by the coding sequence ATGACAAATACTCAGATTAACCAAGACGAAATTAACAAAGCGGTATGGGCTGCTTGCGATACCTTTAGAGGCACAGTTGACCCCTCAATCTACAAAGATTTCATCTTGACCATGCTGTTCTTAAAGTACATCTCTGATGTTTATCAGGATGAGTACGACAAGCTAGTAGAACAGTACGGTGATCAGCCTGACTTAATTCATGCGATGATGGCAAAACAACGTTTTGTATTACCGAAGGGGGCAAGCTTTTGGGACTTATACGAAGACCGCCACAAAGCTGGCAACGGCCAACGTATCGACCAAGCATTGCACGCTATTGAAGAAGCAAATGGTGGTAAGTTAAAAAATGTTTTCCAAGACATCAGCTTTAATACCGACAAGTTAGGCCAAGAAAAACAAAAGAACGATATTCTCCGTCATTTACTAGAAGACTTTGGTAAAGAAGTATTAGACCTGCGCCCAAGCCGTGTAGGTTCACTTGATATTATCGGCAATGCTTACGAATACCTAATCAAACACTTTGCAGCGGGTAGCGGTAAGTCGGCTGGTGAATTCTATACTCCGCCAGAAGTTTCGGATCTGTTAGCGGCAATACTTGATCCGCAAGAAGGTGATCAAATTTGTGATCCTGCATGTGGATCAGGATCGCTTTTAATGAAGTGTGGACGAATGATCAGAGACAATTTTAATGGTTCGAAAAAGTACGCACTATTTGGACAAGAGGCGATAGGTTCTACTTGGGCGCTTGCCAAGATGAATATGTTTCTTCACGGTGAAGACAACCACCGTATTGAGTGGGGGGACACAATTCGCCACCCTATGCTGCTTGATAAAGAAGGTACGGGGTTATTACACTTTGATGTGGTTACCGCAAATCCACCATTCTCGTTAGACAAATGGGGCTTTGAAGGTGCCGCTAATGACGAGTTTGGTCGCTTCCGCCGAGGTGTTCCACCCAAAACTAAAGGTGACTATGCGTTTATCAGCCATATGGTTGAAACGCTTAAGCCTGAGTCTGGTCGAATGGGAGTTGTTGTTCCTCATGGGGTTTTATTCAGAGGGTCAGCCGAAGGTAAAATACGTACACAGCTCATTGAAGAAAACCTATTAGATGCCGTCATCGGATTACCTGAAAAGTTGTTCTTCGGCACAGGTATTCCTGCTGCAATCCTAATCTTCAAAAAGCACAAAGCTGACGACAAGGTTTTGTTTATTGATGGTAGCCGTGAATTCAAACCAGGTAAAAATCAAAACCAGTTAACGACCAATAATATTCAAAAAATCATCGATAGCTATAAATCCCGTGAGACGGTTGATAAGTATGCCTATTTAGCGACTTTAGAAGAGATTAAAGAAAACGATTTTAATCTCAATATTCCACGTTATGTAGATACGTTTGAAGAAGAAGCTGAGATTGATTTAGTCGCAGTTCGGACTGAGCGTTTGCAATTGCAGAATGAGTTGAAAGCGCTTGAAATTGAAATGGAAGGCTACTTAAAGGAGTTGGATTATGGTGCCTAG
- a CDS encoding restriction endonuclease subunit S: MVPSGWKHIRLDKLCETVTSGSRDWAKYYAEQGSKFIRMTNLQRENIYLDLSDLKFVDIQSDSSDGKRTSLKAGDILMSITAELGKIGWVHEGLGESYINQHTALIRLDQSQANSKYIAYLLSSKTMNHKINRLNDSGAKAGLNLPTIRSIPIDVPPIQEQHKIAKILSTWDKAISTTERLIDNSKQQKKALMQQLLTGKKRLLDDSGKQFDGEWEEVKLGDISFITTGSSNREDSSLDGEFTFFDRSEDIRTSSRYLFDSEAVIVPGEGQDFVPKHFKGKFDLHQRTYAIMDFSESVGKYLFYYIGYYRHYFLSQAVGSTVKSLRLPMFQKMPIRLPTIAEQQKIAKVLTIADKEIELLEQQLADLKQEKKALMQQLLTGKRRVKVDSSEAA, from the coding sequence ATGGTGCCTAGTGGATGGAAACATATCCGCCTTGATAAGCTTTGCGAAACTGTCACTAGCGGTTCGCGAGATTGGGCAAAGTATTACGCTGAGCAAGGAAGCAAATTTATAAGAATGACAAATCTTCAAAGAGAGAACATCTATTTAGATCTTTCTGACTTGAAATTTGTAGATATTCAAAGCGACTCATCTGACGGAAAAAGAACATCACTTAAAGCTGGTGATATTCTAATGTCGATCACAGCCGAACTTGGAAAAATAGGCTGGGTTCATGAAGGGTTGGGTGAATCATATATTAATCAACATACTGCATTAATTCGTTTGGATCAGAGTCAAGCAAATAGTAAATATATCGCTTACTTGTTGTCGTCAAAGACAATGAACCACAAAATAAATAGGCTTAATGACTCAGGGGCAAAAGCTGGATTAAATTTACCAACAATTAGGTCTATTCCAATAGATGTCCCCCCAATTCAAGAACAACATAAAATTGCCAAAATTCTGTCCACTTGGGATAAAGCGATTAGCACCACTGAGCGTCTGATTGATAACAGCAAGCAACAGAAAAAAGCGCTAATGCAACAACTGCTCACAGGCAAAAAGCGTCTACTTGATGATTCAGGCAAGCAATTTGATGGAGAGTGGGAAGAAGTGAAGCTTGGGGACATAAGCTTTATAACGACAGGCAGTTCCAATCGAGAGGATTCTTCTCTAGATGGAGAGTTTACTTTTTTTGATCGCTCAGAGGATATTCGAACAAGTAGTCGATATCTATTTGATTCTGAAGCTGTAATTGTTCCAGGCGAAGGCCAAGACTTTGTACCTAAGCATTTTAAGGGAAAATTCGATCTTCATCAGAGAACCTACGCGATTATGGATTTTTCAGAATCCGTTGGTAAATACCTATTCTATTACATTGGGTATTATCGTCACTATTTTCTATCTCAAGCAGTTGGTAGCACAGTTAAATCACTGAGGTTACCGATGTTTCAGAAAATGCCCATACGATTACCAACAATTGCAGAGCAACAAAAAATTGCCAAAGTGTTAACGATTGCGGATAAAGAAATTGAACTGCTAGAGCAACAACTTGCCGACTTAAAACAAGAGAAAAAAGCGCTAATGCAGCAGTTGTTGACAGGTAAGCGTAGAGTAAAAGTTGATTCTTCGGAGGCTGCATAA
- a CDS encoding GIY-YIG nuclease family protein, protein MNSKRPRTIQIFLPTGDPSGIRIAEQTTSIIRLIEVPRSDIADFLKMDESKQVGLYFLISGDSKDELYIGQSGEVGSRLMQHHKDGKKDWERALVLISLTNNLTQTHVLYLESLSIEKAKACQRFELLNGNNGQKPHTPIPLKADCDEIHEVGGLLLATLGYPIFEPLTEQVSSETEQVFFCNRAGSDAKGIYTNEGMVVLKGSSAPMVTKRKTEQRFYDKRDELLNKGVIVKDGDRFVFQRDYLFQTPSGASMFLLLATSNGWVDWKTDKGMTLHDHQGRTIEVADAQI, encoded by the coding sequence ATGAATTCTAAAAGACCTCGCACCATTCAAATATTTTTGCCTACTGGTGACCCATCGGGTATTCGCATAGCTGAACAAACAACTTCTATTATTCGCTTAATAGAAGTACCGCGTAGCGATATTGCTGACTTCCTAAAAATGGACGAGTCAAAGCAAGTAGGCTTGTACTTCTTAATATCTGGCGATAGTAAAGATGAGTTGTATATAGGTCAATCTGGTGAAGTTGGTTCTCGTCTAATGCAGCATCATAAAGATGGCAAAAAGGATTGGGAACGCGCCCTAGTATTGATTTCACTTACAAATAACTTAACTCAAACTCACGTGTTGTATTTAGAATCACTTTCTATTGAAAAAGCCAAGGCTTGCCAACGCTTTGAGTTATTAAATGGTAATAACGGGCAAAAACCTCATACTCCTATTCCACTCAAAGCAGACTGTGATGAAATACATGAAGTGGGAGGCTTGCTATTGGCAACTCTGGGATACCCTATTTTTGAGCCTCTTACGGAACAGGTCTCATCTGAAACAGAGCAAGTATTCTTCTGTAATCGAGCTGGATCTGATGCCAAAGGAATTTATACCAACGAAGGTATGGTTGTTTTAAAAGGCTCTTCTGCGCCAATGGTTACCAAGAGGAAAACCGAACAACGCTTTTATGATAAACGAGATGAGTTACTTAACAAAGGTGTAATAGTTAAAGATGGTGATCGCTTTGTTTTCCAGAGAGATTACCTTTTCCAAACGCCAAGTGGTGCATCTATGTTTTTGCTCCTGGCTACATCAAATGGCTGGGTAGATTGGAAAACAGACAAAGGCATGACGTTGCATGATCATCAAGGTCGTACTATTGAAGTAGCAGATGCTCAAATTTAA
- a CDS encoding KAP family P-loop NTPase fold protein — protein MDITALTFNERDEFKRKSIAEKAISLLQAEIDISPMVIDGSWGTGKSEFCHKLINLMNEQESHHLIYIDAFKADHANEPLMTVLAEVIKVLPEDESKQSFVKKALPAVRYGLKTIAKAGVSHLLRQDAADVVDDFDKQIQQAADKTIDATVESILKDHVEAEKNLKALQEAMAEIAAEKPIVLFVDELDRCRPNFAVDMLEIIKHTFDVNGVQFVLVTNTQQLKASVNHCYGAAVDAQRYLDKFIKFRFELSPISESIPKQPQLAALEHFQQLVKSGKQVPDERAEDESLEYLVIKSFIIQQKLSLREIETFYRYLCVANHISPNFFNDDLKGNQLFKITSLMMFCFNPNLLDKIRRREASIIEFSEFIGVRKIDPLFDGKILKSEQLMVVLFVLYDSFHDKEKFVLNEESLKGWNELINQYFDSSISYLEGYKIIEATTEILSLGK, from the coding sequence ATGGATATCACAGCATTAACGTTCAACGAGAGGGACGAATTCAAACGGAAGAGTATTGCTGAAAAAGCAATCTCTCTACTACAGGCTGAAATTGATATTTCACCTATGGTAATAGACGGTAGTTGGGGCACCGGAAAATCCGAGTTTTGTCACAAACTTATTAATTTAATGAATGAACAAGAGTCTCATCACTTAATCTATATTGACGCATTTAAAGCCGACCATGCCAATGAGCCTTTGATGACGGTACTTGCAGAGGTAATCAAAGTTTTACCTGAAGATGAAAGTAAACAAAGTTTCGTCAAGAAAGCACTTCCTGCCGTTAGGTATGGTTTGAAGACAATTGCTAAAGCTGGCGTGTCACATCTCCTTAGACAAGACGCAGCAGATGTTGTGGATGATTTTGATAAGCAGATTCAACAGGCTGCTGACAAAACAATTGATGCGACGGTTGAATCTATTCTAAAAGACCATGTAGAAGCAGAGAAGAATCTAAAAGCACTGCAAGAAGCAATGGCAGAAATAGCAGCCGAAAAACCAATTGTATTGTTCGTAGATGAATTAGATCGATGTAGACCAAACTTTGCTGTGGATATGCTCGAAATAATCAAGCATACATTTGACGTGAATGGCGTACAGTTTGTATTAGTGACGAACACTCAACAGCTAAAAGCATCCGTAAATCATTGTTACGGAGCTGCCGTCGATGCCCAAAGATATTTAGATAAGTTTATTAAATTCCGTTTTGAACTTTCACCAATTTCAGAGTCTATTCCTAAACAACCGCAATTAGCTGCACTGGAACACTTTCAACAACTTGTTAAATCAGGAAAGCAGGTTCCTGACGAACGGGCTGAAGATGAGTCATTAGAGTATCTAGTAATAAAAAGTTTCATAATTCAACAAAAGTTATCGTTAAGAGAAATCGAAACTTTTTATAGATATTTATGTGTTGCTAATCACATTTCTCCTAACTTTTTTAATGATGACCTTAAAGGTAATCAGTTATTTAAAATAACAAGCCTGATGATGTTTTGTTTTAATCCTAACTTATTAGACAAGATAAGGCGGAGAGAAGCTTCAATTATAGAGTTTTCAGAATTTATTGGAGTTAGGAAGATAGACCCTTTATTCGATGGAAAGATACTAAAAAGTGAACAGCTTATGGTTGTCCTATTTGTTTTGTATGATTCATTTCATGATAAAGAAAAGTTTGTATTGAATGAAGAAAGTCTTAAAGGTTGGAACGAGCTAATAAACCAATACTTTGATTCAAGCATAAGTTATCTTGAAGGCTATAAAATCATTGAAGCCACCACGGAAATACTTTCTTTAGGAAAATAA